A part of Brachybacterium faecium DSM 4810 genomic DNA contains:
- a CDS encoding DNA-binding ferritin-like protein (oxidative damage protectant) (PFAM: Ferritin-like domain): MADLAYTVPGLGTDDSVRLVESLQDRLHAMNDLHLTLKHAHWNVIGSRFIAVHEMLDPQVELVRGYADDIAERIAQLGASPVGTPGRLVADRAWSDYTLGKADSQEHLTALDAVYDGIVSSNRKAITLAGELDPITEDMLISQTAELEKFQWFMRAHLEGGRA; this comes from the coding sequence ATGGCTGACCTCGCGTACACCGTCCCCGGCCTCGGCACGGACGACTCCGTCCGGCTCGTCGAGTCCCTCCAGGACCGCCTGCATGCGATGAACGATCTGCACCTCACCCTCAAGCATGCGCACTGGAACGTCATCGGCTCCCGCTTCATCGCGGTGCACGAGATGCTCGACCCGCAGGTCGAGCTGGTGCGCGGCTACGCGGACGACATCGCCGAGCGCATCGCCCAGCTGGGCGCCTCGCCGGTGGGCACCCCCGGCCGCCTGGTCGCCGACCGCGCCTGGTCCGACTACACGCTCGGCAAGGCCGATTCGCAGGAACACCTCACGGCGCTGGATGCCGTCTACGACGGGATCGTCTCCTCGAACCGCAAGGCCATCACGCTCGCCGGCGAGCTCGACCCGATCACCGAGGACATGCTCATCAGCCAGACCGCCGAGCTCGAGAAGTTCCAGTGGTTCATGCGGGCCCACCTCGAAGGCGGCCGAGCCTGA
- a CDS encoding transcriptional regulator, tetR family (PFAM: Bacterial regulatory proteins, tetR family) — MQAPTIRRGYDDAMPSTSDRAPDPRPARTKAAIFAAARALTAGDGEVTVNALAKRAGVSRAAFYSHFSGLDDLMGAMLQQMLDTAWTRGTEFKDQGEHVHQRVRFGYGMLAAHVERHHAFLRGALDWKFSHRTYIGLLDSLVEMHVVAVDRLGDEVPAPLRGEPSTARAIAGAALALAVHWLAETEQQARAEEPLDATGLLETLLRNAPPWYSGFSAEEPVPAAELMEACRAAGEDAAPTA; from the coding sequence ATGCAGGCCCCGACCATCCGGCGAGGCTACGATGACGCAATGCCCAGCACGAGTGACCGCGCTCCGGATCCCCGCCCGGCACGGACCAAGGCCGCGATCTTCGCGGCCGCCCGTGCCCTCACCGCAGGCGACGGCGAAGTGACCGTCAACGCCCTCGCCAAGCGCGCCGGCGTCAGCCGCGCCGCCTTCTACAGCCACTTCTCCGGCCTCGACGACCTGATGGGCGCGATGCTCCAGCAGATGCTCGACACCGCCTGGACGCGCGGCACCGAGTTCAAGGACCAGGGCGAGCACGTCCACCAGCGGGTGCGCTTCGGCTACGGCATGCTGGCCGCGCACGTCGAGCGCCACCATGCCTTCCTGCGCGGGGCGCTGGACTGGAAGTTTTCCCACCGCACCTACATCGGCCTGCTGGACTCCCTGGTGGAGATGCACGTCGTGGCCGTCGACCGGCTGGGCGACGAGGTGCCCGCCCCGCTGCGCGGCGAGCCCTCCACGGCACGGGCCATCGCCGGGGCGGCGCTCGCGCTCGCCGTCCACTGGCTGGCCGAGACGGAGCAGCAGGCACGGGCCGAGGAGCCGCTGGACGCCACCGGCCTGCTGGAGACGCTGCTGCGCAACGCCCCGCCCTGGTACTCGGGCTTCAGCGCCGAGGAGCCGGTGCCGGCCGCGGAGCTGATGGAGGCCTGCCGCGCCGCCGGCGAGGACGCCGCCCCCACCGCCTGA
- a CDS encoding SufE protein probably involved in Fe-S center assembly (PFAM: Fe-S metabolism associated domain) produces the protein MSESTALPEAFAEIAEDFHALSGRDRLQLLLEFSQGLPALPERYAEHPELLEPVPECQSPIFLVTEVEGTGRDATAHLFFSAPPEAPTTRGFAAILAEALDGRTVGEVIDTPESVTGALGLAEVVSPLRLNGMAGMLVRIKRQLAEKAGA, from the coding sequence ATGAGCGAGAGCACCGCCCTGCCCGAGGCCTTCGCCGAGATCGCGGAGGATTTCCACGCCCTGTCCGGGCGGGATCGCCTGCAGCTGCTGCTGGAGTTCTCCCAGGGCCTGCCGGCGCTGCCGGAGCGCTATGCCGAGCATCCCGAGCTGCTGGAGCCGGTGCCCGAGTGCCAGTCGCCGATCTTCCTCGTCACGGAGGTGGAGGGCACGGGTCGTGACGCGACCGCGCACCTGTTCTTCTCCGCCCCGCCGGAGGCGCCGACGACGCGCGGCTTCGCCGCGATCCTCGCGGAGGCGCTCGACGGCCGCACCGTGGGCGAGGTGATCGACACCCCGGAGTCCGTCACCGGTGCGCTGGGCCTGGCCGAGGTGGTCAGCCCGCTGCGTCTGAACGGCATGGCCGGGATGCTGGTGCGGATCAAGCGGCAGCTGGCGGAGAAGGCCGGAGCCTGA
- a CDS encoding L-asparaginase/GlutRNAGln amidotransferase subunit D (PFAM: Asparaginase): MSPRVALLSLGGTIFMTQDASGAGARPDDGAGERLLATAAGEVELTPVPLANVSSSDVRPHHLRAVLEQARAAVDGGASGVVLTHGTDTLEETAFVLERCWDREAPLVVTGAMRPASDVGADGPANLRDAVRTATAPSARGLGVLVVFDGHAHLADRVTKASSRSVSAFASVPSGPLAIVAQDDLRLLQRPLPRAARCPGSLPDRLPAVPVLTAGLDEDLSLLDHLPAEELRGLVVAGVGMGHVSPAAMPRLRRLLAAGVPVVVAARPGTGGTSTHHYAYPGSEVDLLEAGAVMAGLLPAAKARLLLQLLLAEEASPEARRASFAAFAS; the protein is encoded by the coding sequence GTGAGCCCGCGGGTCGCGCTGCTGTCCCTGGGCGGGACGATCTTCATGACGCAGGACGCCTCGGGGGCCGGGGCCCGGCCCGACGACGGCGCCGGCGAGCGTCTGCTCGCCACGGCCGCGGGCGAGGTGGAGCTGACGCCCGTCCCGCTCGCGAACGTGTCCTCCTCCGATGTGCGCCCCCACCATCTGCGGGCCGTGCTCGAGCAGGCCCGCGCGGCGGTCGACGGGGGTGCGAGCGGGGTGGTGCTCACCCACGGCACCGACACCCTCGAGGAGACCGCGTTCGTGCTCGAGCGCTGCTGGGACCGGGAGGCGCCGCTGGTGGTGACCGGGGCGATGCGCCCGGCGAGCGACGTGGGTGCCGACGGGCCCGCGAACCTGCGCGATGCGGTGCGCACCGCGACGGCGCCGTCCGCCCGCGGGCTCGGCGTGCTGGTGGTGTTCGACGGCCACGCGCACCTCGCGGACCGGGTCACGAAGGCCTCCTCCCGCTCCGTCTCCGCCTTCGCGTCCGTGCCGTCGGGCCCGCTCGCGATCGTCGCGCAGGATGATCTGCGCCTGCTGCAGCGCCCGCTGCCCCGCGCCGCCCGCTGCCCGGGCTCCCTGCCGGATCGTCTGCCCGCGGTGCCGGTGCTGACCGCCGGCCTCGACGAGGACCTCTCGCTGCTGGACCATCTGCCGGCCGAGGAGCTGCGCGGCCTCGTCGTCGCCGGGGTGGGGATGGGGCACGTCTCCCCCGCGGCGATGCCGCGCCTGCGCCGCCTGCTCGCCGCCGGCGTGCCCGTCGTGGTCGCGGCCCGGCCGGGGACGGGCGGCACCTCGACCCACCACTACGCCTACCCCGGCTCGGAGGTGGATCTGCTCGAGGCCGGTGCCGTGATGGCGGGCCTGCTGCCCGCGGCGAAGGCGCGCCTGCTGCTGCAGCTGCTGCTCGCGGAGGAGGCGAGCCCGGAGGCGCGGCGCGCCTCCTTCGCCGCCTTCGCCTCCTGA
- a CDS encoding phosphotransferase system HPr (HPr) family protein (PFAM: PTS HPr component phosphorylation site~TIGRFAM: Phosphotransferase System HPr (HPr) Family): protein MPARTVTVASSSGLHARPAAIFSQAASEQSVAVTIETGSSAPVKASSILMLLTLNVGHGDEVTLRAEGEGAEEALETLAALLERNLDEEFQNS, encoded by the coding sequence ATGCCAGCACGTACCGTCACGGTCGCGAGCTCCAGCGGCCTCCATGCCCGCCCCGCCGCGATCTTCTCCCAGGCGGCCAGCGAGCAGTCCGTCGCCGTCACCATCGAGACGGGCAGCTCTGCCCCGGTGAAGGCCTCCAGCATCCTCATGCTGCTCACCCTGAACGTCGGGCACGGCGATGAGGTGACGCTCCGCGCCGAGGGCGAGGGGGCCGAGGAGGCTCTCGAGACGCTCGCCGCCCTGCTGGAGAGGAACCTCGACGAGGAGTTCCAGAACAGCTGA
- a CDS encoding rhodanese-related sulfurtransferase (PFAM: Rhodanese-like domain): MTVPADPTPALQDYARPEKLVTTQWLADQLAAGRPADLVVVESDEDVLLYETGHIPGAVKIDWHLDLNDPVTRDYVDGEGFAKLMDASGITRETTVVIYGDKSNWWAAYALWVFELFGHQDVRLLDGGRAAWEAEGREMTTSEEGKPSATTGYPVVQREDAPIRAYREDVLEVLGGPLIDVRSPQEYTGERTHMPDYPQEGTVRGGHIPTARSVPWARAAAADGRFKPRAELQEIYQDELGFDTAEPTIVYCRIGERSAHTWFVLTYLLGFENVRNYDGSWTEWGNAVRLPIAQGTEPGEVPAR; the protein is encoded by the coding sequence ATGACCGTTCCTGCTGACCCGACTCCTGCGCTGCAGGACTACGCCCGGCCCGAGAAGCTCGTGACCACGCAGTGGCTCGCCGATCAGCTCGCCGCCGGTCGTCCCGCGGATCTCGTCGTCGTCGAATCCGATGAGGACGTGCTGCTCTACGAGACCGGCCACATCCCCGGCGCGGTGAAGATCGACTGGCACCTCGACCTCAACGATCCCGTCACCCGCGACTACGTCGACGGGGAGGGCTTCGCGAAGCTCATGGACGCCTCCGGCATCACCCGGGAGACCACCGTGGTGATCTACGGCGACAAGTCGAACTGGTGGGCCGCGTACGCCCTGTGGGTGTTCGAGCTGTTCGGCCATCAGGACGTGCGCCTGCTCGACGGCGGCCGCGCCGCCTGGGAGGCCGAGGGCCGCGAGATGACCACCTCCGAGGAGGGCAAGCCCTCCGCCACCACCGGCTATCCCGTGGTGCAGCGGGAGGACGCCCCGATCCGCGCCTACCGCGAGGACGTGCTCGAGGTGCTCGGCGGCCCGCTGATCGACGTGCGCTCCCCGCAGGAGTACACCGGCGAGCGCACCCACATGCCGGACTACCCGCAGGAGGGCACCGTCCGCGGCGGGCACATCCCCACCGCCCGCTCGGTCCCGTGGGCCCGCGCCGCCGCGGCGGACGGCCGCTTCAAGCCGCGTGCCGAGCTGCAGGAGATCTACCAGGACGAGCTGGGCTTCGACACGGCCGAGCCGACGATCGTGTACTGCCGGATCGGTGAGCGCTCGGCGCACACCTGGTTCGTGCTCACCTACCTGCTGGGCTTCGAGAACGTGCGCAACTACGACGGCTCCTGGACCGAGTGGGGCAACGCCGTGCGCCTGCCGATCGCGCAGGGCACCGAGCCGGGTGAGGTCCCCGCCCGATGA
- a CDS encoding acetylornithine deacetylase/succinyldiaminopimelate desuccinylase-like deacylase (PFAM: Peptidase family M20/M25/M40): protein MPIAATADELTALQDEAVRFTRELIRIDTTNFGGNDPATWGKGESEAAEYVVERLREVGLEPTVIESAPGRPSVLVTLRGEDSSRGGLILHGHLDVVPARAEDWSVDPFAAEIIDGMIYGRGAVDMKDMVGMILAVARHLARTGQVPPRDLMFAFFADEENASVWGAQWLVENHPELFAGMTEAISEVGGYSITLPEEDTGEDVRAYLVQTAEKSLAWGRLRAHGRAGHGSVPNDENAIVRLARAITAIDEHDFPIEFIASVRALFDGITEITGTGWDEEDIGAFLPLTGGARHFVTGTLRDSANLTMLESGYKVNVIPQTAEAGFDCRFLPGHQEEVLALLDELSGEYVEVIVDHVGVSVDSPRESPLVDAMAGAIEQEDPGSRILPYCLSAGTDNKPLSALGITGYGFAPLQLPADLDFAPLFHGVDERVPVEAVRFGARVLLRLVGSC from the coding sequence ATGCCGATCGCCGCCACCGCCGATGAGCTCACCGCGCTGCAGGACGAGGCCGTGCGCTTCACCCGCGAGCTGATCCGCATCGACACCACGAACTTCGGCGGGAACGATCCGGCCACCTGGGGCAAGGGGGAGAGCGAGGCCGCCGAGTACGTGGTCGAGCGGCTGCGCGAGGTGGGCCTCGAGCCGACGGTGATCGAATCCGCGCCGGGCCGCCCCAGCGTTCTGGTGACCCTGCGCGGCGAGGACAGCTCGCGCGGCGGGCTGATCCTGCACGGCCACCTCGACGTGGTGCCCGCCCGCGCCGAGGACTGGTCGGTGGACCCCTTCGCCGCCGAGATCATCGACGGCATGATCTACGGCCGCGGCGCCGTGGACATGAAGGACATGGTGGGGATGATCCTCGCCGTCGCCCGGCACCTCGCCCGCACCGGGCAGGTGCCGCCGCGGGATCTGATGTTCGCGTTCTTCGCCGACGAGGAGAACGCCTCCGTGTGGGGCGCCCAGTGGCTCGTGGAGAACCACCCCGAGCTGTTCGCGGGCATGACCGAGGCGATCAGCGAGGTGGGCGGCTACTCGATCACCCTGCCGGAGGAGGACACCGGCGAGGACGTGCGCGCCTACCTGGTGCAGACGGCGGAGAAGAGCCTGGCCTGGGGGCGGCTGCGCGCCCATGGCCGTGCCGGCCACGGCTCGGTCCCCAACGACGAGAACGCCATCGTGCGCCTCGCCCGCGCGATCACCGCGATCGACGAGCACGATTTCCCGATCGAGTTCATCGCCAGCGTGCGCGCCCTGTTCGACGGGATCACCGAGATCACGGGCACCGGCTGGGACGAGGAGGACATCGGGGCGTTCCTGCCGCTGACCGGCGGGGCCCGCCACTTCGTCACCGGCACCCTGCGCGACTCGGCGAATCTGACCATGCTCGAGAGCGGGTACAAGGTCAACGTCATCCCGCAGACGGCGGAAGCCGGGTTCGACTGCCGCTTCCTGCCCGGGCACCAGGAGGAGGTGCTGGCCCTGCTCGACGAGCTCAGCGGCGAGTACGTCGAGGTGATCGTGGACCACGTGGGGGTCTCGGTGGACTCGCCCCGCGAGTCGCCCCTGGTCGACGCGATGGCCGGTGCGATCGAGCAGGAGGATCCGGGCTCGCGGATCCTCCCCTACTGCCTGAGCGCGGGGACCGACAACAAGCCCCTCAGCGCGCTGGGCATCACCGGGTACGGCTTCGCGCCGCTCCAGCTGCCCGCCGATCTGGATTTCGCGCCCCTGTTCCACGGGGTCGACGAGCGGGTGCCCGTGGAGGCGGTGCGCTTCGGGGCGCGGGTGCTGCTGCGGCTCGTCGGCAGCTGCTGA
- a CDS encoding universal stress protein UspA-like protein (PFAM: Universal stress protein family): MMGFAGQNIVVGYDDTTAAMSAVRWAAELARGTDSTLHLVHAWTWPLLGQGVSGMPVIDPAGPRNQARRLLDDAAERVAAEFPDVPVSAELLSGMPREALEEISGRTDLLVVGTRGLGAVLGALLGSVSRGILHDAGCPVAVIRSDQFRAGPVLSGYDGSEAAGEAVDEAADLAAAWGVVLRVIHVQAGAQGSAASVAEAWSAGSRSRAVLDEGVARATARHPDLEVQSRMVEDRTVAEGLLNAAAGARMLVIGHRGLSRGRFGSTAHATVLHATGNVTVVRQSPHE; this comes from the coding sequence ATGATGGGTTTCGCTGGTCAGAACATCGTGGTGGGGTATGACGACACCACCGCGGCGATGTCCGCCGTGCGCTGGGCGGCCGAGCTCGCGCGGGGCACGGATTCCACGCTGCACCTCGTCCATGCCTGGACCTGGCCGCTGCTCGGCCAGGGAGTCTCCGGGATGCCGGTGATCGACCCGGCCGGCCCCCGCAACCAGGCCCGGAGGCTGCTCGACGACGCCGCCGAGCGCGTCGCCGCCGAGTTCCCGGACGTCCCGGTGAGCGCCGAGCTGCTCTCCGGCATGCCCAGGGAGGCGCTCGAGGAGATCTCCGGCCGCACGGACCTTCTGGTCGTGGGCACGCGCGGGCTGGGTGCCGTGCTGGGCGCGCTGCTGGGCTCGGTCAGCCGCGGCATCCTCCACGACGCCGGCTGCCCGGTGGCCGTGATCCGCTCCGACCAGTTCCGGGCCGGGCCCGTGCTGTCCGGCTACGACGGCTCCGAGGCCGCGGGCGAGGCGGTCGACGAGGCCGCGGATCTCGCGGCGGCCTGGGGCGTGGTGCTGCGCGTGATCCACGTGCAGGCCGGAGCGCAGGGCTCCGCGGCGAGCGTCGCGGAGGCCTGGAGCGCGGGCAGCCGCTCGCGCGCCGTGCTCGACGAGGGGGTGGCGCGGGCGACCGCCCGCCACCCCGACCTCGAGGTCCAGTCCCGCATGGTCGAGGACAGGACCGTCGCCGAGGGGCTGCTGAACGCCGCCGCCGGAGCGCGCATGCTGGTCATCGGCCACCGCGGGCTGAGCCGCGGGCGCTTCGGCTCGACCGCGCACGCGACCGTCCTCCACGCCACGGGCAATGTCACGGTGGTCCGGCAGAGCCCCCATGAGTGA
- a CDS encoding Activator of Hsp90 ATPase homolog 1-like protein (PFAM: Activator of Hsp90 ATPase homolog 1-like protein), protein MTATPHSQLSDVTRTVLPAEGGHVVSLAQTFPVHPEELWSALTIGSHLESWFGRASGEVVAGGRYELPDMETRGEVLAVEEPRRLLLTWEFGKGASEMELLVEGADPAASRVELRHTVPADAHWQTFGPAATGCGWDAALYGLALHLEDPSADLLPRLSRFAGSPEGAEFTRATAEAWFEAHVAAGADKKPARKASVRTAAFYLDEESDLL, encoded by the coding sequence ATGACCGCCACCCCGCACAGCCAGCTGAGCGACGTCACCCGCACCGTCCTCCCCGCCGAGGGCGGGCACGTCGTCTCCCTCGCCCAGACCTTCCCCGTCCATCCCGAGGAGCTGTGGTCCGCGCTGACCATCGGCTCGCACCTCGAATCGTGGTTCGGCCGCGCGAGCGGCGAGGTGGTCGCCGGCGGCCGCTACGAGCTGCCGGACATGGAGACCCGCGGCGAGGTCCTCGCGGTCGAGGAGCCGCGCCGCCTGCTGCTGACCTGGGAGTTCGGCAAGGGCGCGAGCGAGATGGAGCTGCTCGTCGAGGGCGCGGATCCCGCCGCGAGCCGCGTCGAGCTGCGGCACACCGTCCCGGCCGACGCACACTGGCAGACCTTCGGCCCGGCGGCCACCGGCTGCGGCTGGGACGCGGCGCTGTACGGCCTCGCTCTGCACCTGGAGGATCCCTCCGCCGATCTCCTGCCGCGGCTGAGCCGCTTCGCCGGCTCCCCCGAGGGGGCGGAGTTCACGCGCGCGACGGCGGAGGCCTGGTTCGAGGCGCACGTCGCCGCCGGGGCGGACAAGAAGCCGGCCCGCAAGGCCTCGGTGCGCACCGCCGCCTTCTACCTCGACGAGGAGTCGGACCTGCTGTGA
- a CDS encoding SAM-dependent methyltransferase, tRNA(uracil-5)-methyltransferase (PFAM: Methyltransferase domain~TIGRFAM: 23S rRNA (uracil-5-)-methyltransferase RumB), whose product MRCHHFDSGACRSCTLLDLPRPQQLAEGRERVESLLAPFFAPGTRWGPPLLGPEAGFRARGKMAVGGTAAAPVLTLPGQAAGTDLCDCPLYPAGVEEVLEGAKALIRRAQVPPYDVARRRGEIKNVLVTASPDGQHLLRLVLRSERALGRLREHLPRLLAAHPSLIAVSANIHPAHTTAVEGAQEIHLAGAATIPVRTGDVTLFARPQSFLQTNTAVAAQLYRQGAAWAREILAQPGAEGAPRVWDLYCGLGGFALHVARAVPGARVTGVEVSPQAIDGAREAAEAAGLRSATFLAADATRWAATEAAGPKGPPDLAVVNPPRRGLGPELAGWLERSGVADVLYSSCNPATLATDLAAMPSLQITAGRYVDMFPHTAHAEVIVRLRRT is encoded by the coding sequence GTGCGGTGCCACCACTTCGACTCCGGCGCGTGCAGGTCCTGCACGCTGCTGGACCTCCCCCGCCCGCAGCAGCTCGCCGAGGGCCGGGAACGGGTCGAATCGCTGCTGGCTCCGTTCTTCGCACCCGGCACCCGGTGGGGGCCGCCGCTGCTCGGCCCCGAGGCCGGGTTCCGCGCCCGCGGCAAGATGGCCGTCGGAGGCACCGCCGCCGCCCCGGTGCTGACGCTGCCCGGTCAGGCCGCCGGCACCGACCTGTGCGACTGCCCCCTGTACCCCGCCGGGGTCGAGGAGGTGCTCGAGGGGGCGAAGGCCCTGATCCGCCGCGCCCAGGTCCCGCCCTACGACGTCGCCCGACGCCGCGGGGAGATCAAGAACGTGCTGGTCACCGCGTCACCGGACGGGCAGCATCTGCTGCGCCTGGTGCTGCGCAGCGAGCGGGCGCTGGGCCGCCTCCGCGAGCACCTGCCGCGGCTGCTCGCGGCGCACCCCTCGCTCATCGCGGTGAGCGCGAACATCCACCCCGCGCACACCACCGCCGTCGAGGGCGCGCAGGAGATCCACCTCGCGGGCGCCGCCACGATCCCGGTGCGCACCGGGGACGTCACCCTGTTCGCCCGCCCGCAGTCCTTCCTCCAGACCAACACCGCCGTCGCCGCCCAGCTGTACCGGCAGGGGGCGGCCTGGGCCCGTGAGATCCTCGCGCAGCCCGGCGCCGAGGGGGCACCGCGCGTATGGGACCTCTACTGCGGCCTCGGCGGCTTCGCGCTCCACGTCGCGCGCGCCGTGCCCGGCGCCCGCGTCACCGGCGTCGAAGTCTCCCCCCAGGCCATCGACGGGGCCCGCGAGGCGGCGGAGGCGGCCGGGCTCCGCTCCGCGACCTTCCTCGCCGCCGACGCCACCCGCTGGGCGGCCACGGAGGCCGCGGGGCCGAAGGGACCGCCGGATCTCGCCGTGGTGAACCCGCCCCGCCGCGGGCTGGGCCCCGAGCTCGCCGGCTGGCTCGAGCGCTCCGGCGTGGCCGACGTGCTGTACTCGAGCTGCAACCCGGCGACCCTGGCCACGGACCTCGCGGCCATGCCCTCGCTGCAGATCACCGCCGGACGCTACGTCGACATGTTCCCGCACACCGCGCACGCCGAGGTCATCGTGCGCCTGCGCCGCACCTGA